The genomic window ACGGCCAGCACCGCCGGCCAGGGGGTGAGCACAATGGCCGCAAGACTTGCCCCGGCAGCATGTCCTGTCGTGCCACCCGGCAAGGGTATGTTGATCATTTGGAGGACAAAACAGGTTGCCGATAGCAAAGCCATCAATGGCACGAGCCGCCCGGAGAGTATCGCTTTTGTCTTGCGCGAAGCCATATAC from bacterium includes these protein-coding regions:
- a CDS encoding energy-coupling factor ABC transporter permease; amino-acid sequence: MHIPDGYLSPATAGTLYAFSAPFWYMASRKTKAILSGRLVPLMALLSATCFVLQMINIPLPGGTTGHAAGASLAAIVLTPWPAVLAV